The genomic region aaaaaagactcACAGCATTGTGTGTGCCATCTAAAAATTCAAAGATGAAGTTATTTTCGctgtaagtaatttttttagcaTTTTAGTTTGCATTTTTCAGAATTTagatttgttttcaaaattaccaatatttttgcaaataactAAATATGTACGTTGAAACTTTAGGGACACCGTTTTTCCACTGCCACGAATGTCATACATACcaagtaaatttaaataaaaactctTCCCTTTTTATTATTGACAGTTTGGAGACTTACTGCAAACATcatacataataaaatcaaaatgtttcttagacagtaatttttttctttatcatAACACAtcaaaaatgaacaagaaTCTACGAGaactttttataaaataattatctgcgaaacatatttgcattttcttattttaagagaaaaaaaatttagtcaGTGAGAACTTCCAAAAATTTGCACAATTCGAATTGACAAGACTGTTCCACaacgatttttttccaaaatttcgaGGTCAATAATCCAAGATAGCGTTTAGAGATTTTCCAAAAAGCTTGtcgaaaattgtcaaaattcgAATGGTTGCCTAGAAAACTCcaaattcgtcaaaaaaattcttttaggCAAATATTTGAGATTAATTCAAAACTTGAAATCTTGAAGAGTTGATATTTAACCGAAAATTAAAGTTGCGTTCATTTTTGACTAAATCAGGAAGAGTCAAAAGTTTCAAAATTACAACCGACTCACTGTAATgtgtgccatttaaaaattcaaagttgAAGATATTTTCGCTGTAAGGCATTTTTTGGGATTTTAGTTTTGCATTTTGgagaaattgagaaaaaaattgtttgcaaataactatacagtgagcggcaaaagtatggaataaattccttaaaaattcaacaaaatttttttcaaaaaaatctttggacaggtcaattttagtttataaaaatacatgttttgataccaaagaaaattccaagcagacttgtttttgttcgttataaaatttattttttccaaatttattattttttttttctcaaaaatttccttatgtaagataacaaaatttttatactggcgtttagacaattaaaagggctatcagaaaaaaataggaggttttcatttataaaaagtatcgatgacgtcataactcgaaaacaaatgactacttggaattttattttgtactaaaatatgtatttttataaactaaaattgacctgttcaaagatttttttgaaaaaaaatttgtttcatttttaagaaatttattccatacttttgctgCTCACTCTCACTGtttataatatgtatgttGTATATTTTGGAACCTCTAATTAGAGACACCTCCGTGTATTTACAGTGTCCCGGAATGTCATACATAAgacgttaatttaaatataaactCTTTtctacaaagtgtctataaaagaatgtaggtatattaaaagtcctgtggaattgtgcagGTCTACAATTTTATTATGTCGAGCCGTTGAAGCTatcaaatcagatgtcaacagtcaaatgtcaaatttattaaatcttagcgtcaATTGTAAATTCAACATTTTAGTTCTTTTGCTTGcgattttcttcaatttttctaaattctacttaattacttttcatcttacgacagtctttattaaaaacctgtcattaatggacttaggtacataacctctgttttctatttggtaccacaatatgctacacagcggcaaaaatcaaatatattcaaATTCCACAGGATTCTTGATATACCTActtacattcttttatagacactttgttttattgacagttTGGAGACTCATTGCGAACATCatacataatacataataaaataaaaataaattgtgttttaataaatacttAATGGAAATTCTTGCACAAAGCTTTAACGAggagaaattttttataaaataatacccTGTGagatttttatataaaaaaaatacagtgaGTGAAAACTTcaacaaatttgcaaaatgataAATGAGGATTGACAAGgattttttaccaaaatttcgatttcgaggccaataatccaaaaaaatattaaagaagTTTGTTAAAAATAGGATGTTTGGCTagaaaaattccaaatacgTCAAAAAGTTTCAATTAAGCAAGTGTTAGCAATAAAACTGGATTCAAAAGTTCCATTTGATGTTCAAATAAGCGGAAACACATTGTTCGGTACTTGACATAGTAAAGTACTTGTTCCAATTTGAATTCGAAGTATCCTACTctcaaaaaatacaataaaaatccAACCGTCAATCAATCTGAACTATTTGATGAAAATGATAAATCGATATTAATCTCTCtcgttttgcaatttttgggCCGGTGTGTCGTAATTTACCAAATTGTCTAAATAGTTTCCAAATCTCCTAAAACTTCTACAaaacaatgaacaatacaTCAAAAAATCCAACTGCcacttaataaataattaacatttttgtattttgtgcACTCGAATTACGCAATATTTTATGACACACAATAATGACGAAATAATCTTTGGATCGAGTACAAAGCGCGTCATCGATtacaattttcatcggaagcaACATCAAGCGCgtaacaaaattgaaaacaacaaattagtaattaaacaaataatggTAAGGCCAGCTGAAATGAAATTCTCTCAATTGTAGCGTCACGTGCTCGCCTCGCAAGTGGACCATAATCGATTAGGTCAACGTCTGATCTGCATATTTAAACATAATGATCAGCGGCGAGACTGTGACTGCGTGTACCAAGTCGGGATGTTTTTACGGTAGCACACGATAAAAAGCAAATAAAGCGAAaagcataaaataattaaggaACGGTCTAAtgtataattaattgttatggTATCTACTACATGGAGATCGATGACCCAGTCGTTTACCCACGACGGtttaatttatgaaattcgtcaCAGATGACGCCATGCTGGTAGTATCCTGATTCACAATTTCCCAACACTACGTCACAAACTACCGGAAACTTGTTGCGAATTACACTTATGCTAATTTTAGAAAATCAACAAGTGTCAGTGGAGGTCCTGGGTGCGTGagaaagagagagagagagataaTTTAAAATAGCTAATTTATTTCGTCAAttccatacaaaaaaaaaaacaaaaaaacataggCACTCTCGGTGTATAATATTTATACAATAATTTGTTGAACACATAcgttttttatacaaattttcgCTCGATGGAAATAGTGGTCTCGTGTATGGAACTTAGTCTAGCCTAAATCCTAAAACATCACATATGATTTAAATTATtcgattaataataattacacgCTAAGGGATATAAAACAGAGCATACAATCAGATTTATCACAGAGAATGCGATTTCGCCCGCTGCACTGCTGATTGATGGATTGGGTGGTGGTCCAGCGGGGGCTGGGCCCGGAAAGTACAAGTCAAGTCACAGCCAGCGGCGAAAACGTCTCTGCCGGCTTGTTCATTTATTGCTGAGATGTAAATAACAGGAGAGTATATTTTGGGAATGATAATATTGAGCTAGAATCTAAGCGAAAAATGATATATCACAGCCGCCATCGGCCGCAACTCGCACAGTCTTTTTCTGCAATCACAGAACGGTCCTCGATCAAGTCACCTTTGATGTGCAGCAGGTAAATCGAGCatcgatttataaaaaaataaaacaaaaaatttaggcGTCATGTCTctcgaaaattaattgttcGTAAAGGCACGAGTAGTGGAGGATGGGGCTGCACGTTAGACAGTCTCTTTCCCTTCGAGCTTCTTGGAGAGGTCGTTGATGATCTCCCTGAAGATGAGGGGGTCGATGTTCTTACCCATCTGGTAGAGGACGTACCAGTCGCCGATCTCGCATCTGCTGTTGATCGTCTCGACCTCCTTCTGCGGGGCGATCTTGCACTTGCCTCTGAGCAAGTAGAGTCGCACTTTGGGCATGAAGATGACGATGAGTCGGTAGAGCAGGGAGAGGCCGGAGAGCACGCTGAGGAAGACGAACCAGAACCAGAGGAAGACGTAGATTTTCTCGTTGACGATGTTGAGGGGGAGGACGCAGAGTCCGTCGAATTTCTGCACCGAACCGGAAGGACCGTACTTGTGGAAGGTGCACTTGGTCACCTTGGGGAAGACCCGCGCCATCGGGTCCTCCCGCTCCTCCGGCTCCATCTCGGTGAAGCTGAGGACGTCGCGGCCGTACGTGCTGAACTCCCCGTCCAGAAAGTAGTCCATGAAGAAGATCTGGCCCACCACGTTGACGAAATTGAGGACCTCGCAGATGAAGAACCGGAAGGCGTAGAAGTTTTGCATGTGGAGGTTGGTCACGAAGTAGTCGACGAGGAGGCGCTTGCGGTCCGTCTTGCAGTCCTCGCTCACGATGGGGTAGTTCAAATCGAGGACCAGCATCTTGATCCTGCCGCCTTCCCAGGTCTTCCACAGGTAGCGCGGCACGTAGAAGAGCATCGCTTGGAAGAAAAGCGCGAAGCAGACCCACTGGTAGTACTTGTGGTACTTGACCTCGTCGGTGCCGTCCTTGTGGCTGGCGACTCCGGGCTGGACGATGTCGAGACCCACGCGTCCGGTCAATCTGTTGGGGATGGTGAACGTGGAGTAGATCCAGCAGTAGGTGTCCATCACGTTCAGCGGGATCTCGTCGACGATGCAGTCGATGGGGTCTCCGATGTACTGCCTGCTGGTCACCAACAGCGAGAACGCTATCAGGATGATGACGGTGGCTTTGTAGTGCAAACGGAAGACGTTGTTGTCGATGCACACCACATCGATCTTGAGCAGCCCCTTCACGGAGCCGAACACATCAAACATGTTGTCAGTTTTTTGGCACTAGCACTCCCGAAACTTTTACTACTGGTACTAATTAAGAGGTTAATTGTTGGTGGCACTTTCTACTGTGTATTTATCTGTACGCTGCGAGCGCTACTACAGCACCGCTGCTATCCAAACGTCTGCATTTGAGGGGGGCGCAGCCGACTAGGAGGGATGGCGCTCTGATTGGTGCGCGCCGTAGCCTCGTTTCAGGCCGGCTGGAAAAAAGTTTTGAGAGAGAGACAGTCGCCAACGGTGAAACCCTTCTTCTTATCTGACTCGCTACTCTCTGTCGGTAACAGGTTTCGATGCGCTGCGAGATGCACAATTAGCACAGAACAGAACCGATCGTTAAGGGTTGCTGCATGATGCACTCGCGGAATGCATTCCGACACGCATCCTTCTTCCCACACGACCAAATTTAAAGGGAAAACGGAGCCGCAAAGGGGAGCGACGCCGCACCGCGACACATCTTTCAAGCAGATGCAGCTGATCAGGGGTGTGGTGAAACAAACATGGCGGATGGGCCCATCAAAAATTCACGACCATGGGGGACTTTAACCGCTTCCAAGTCGAATAAAATCTTGCTTTTTTGGACAACAACTAACAAGGCCATTATTTCACTGTCAAGTCATCATACAAAATAGTTGCATAAAATTGAAGGGGGCGCTCtagtttggattttttttctctaggtataaaatcttttttaaagaATCATACCTCACGTACGAACAATTTTAAATGCGTTTTTGTCGAgactgttttttaaaatggccgCCACAGTATCCCGCGATCTactccaaatttgaaaacgagaaagaaaaaatcaacagttacttttttaaatgtccTCGCGCTCTCAGTTTTCAATATATATGGTGTTCATTTCAATTTCCTCTCAAAGTTGGCGCTGAAGAACCAATTGTGAACACAGAGTAAAAACAAACGACgtaaaagtgaggttaaagGTTTAAAGAtttgatccgtgatccgtaatccgtggtgcgttcacaatcgactctacAATGCCAACTTCgagcagaaaattaaatagacacctgatatttttttctttttggtatCTGTTGTAAAtacatttatacagggtgtcttaaaattatcgtatttcgagttcggggcttagtaggggacatcctgttgaccaagtaaaaatgtttagaaaaaaaattgctgaaaaaaatatcaaagtttccaatatttgttcaaaaggagctgattaatattctagctatgttgtacttcccttttgaacaaaaattggaaaaataaaacttttattttttcgagataaagctgttttttcaagaaatgtcttttcatttatattttaatattttacataatcatcctcaccatatttcaaaattaatgtcaaccatttatattttttatttgaagaaaacatgatgaaaagtttgaatcttcagacccatatatctttgtaaagaccccccctatgtttttttttattttttcgagattcctgagatttttccctacaagacctccgacttggaatacgttaattttgcgacaccctgtattaattaataaagtttcgggtttttttttttggagaatcgattgtgaattaaaaaatatctccAAAAGGAATAAAATACCTCCAAAAATGATAAACTACCTAGTTAtgcgttgaaaattgttcgaaggacgtaataataattttgacatatgtcaacaagaaatttaggttatgaaatcgttaaaaaatatattttcataGAACAAGTTCAATATATCAAGAGATTcgtttctttaattttattttaatcaccCTGTTTATATTTTTGACATGCTTCTAATAGTTTCactaaattgtcaaaatttttcatcaaGTCCCATTTAAGAATTTCAATGTTGGGAAACCTCTCCTGGGACTCTcattgataatttaatttgtagtCACTTTCGATGTAACCAGAtgagtaaaaaaatcacaaattaattatttctcgctatttttaattaattaatttttttatttaataaagaaaagaaCCAATATGGCTTCTTACCCAATATGAGCGTTCcaatcaattttatttatctatgaattttttaaattaattaaaacattttaattattatctaatatcgggctgggaaggcgttggaaaccgtcaattgttttgattttttaaagtgtaaattgacagttgtaatcaGAACATGTCGAAAGCTAAcctgaaacaaaaaatcttcgtgtttttttcttttttgcaatgtttttcattaaaaatagaagaaTAATAGAAgcaatgtcattcgtgtcaaacggcgggaaattcaaacgtaacactgttccaaatggtttactttttcaacGCCTCTACCCAACCCAGGTTCTcttttgaacgcatgatacgAGTATATACAGCGTGAGCGTTAAAATCTAAAATTCCGCACTTTATGGTTTGCACAATACAGCACAATATTTAAGACACATTTACAACTATTTAAATATCTACTTATAtagagatatttttttaaacaattaaaatcattttcaCTTACATACTCAGCTTTTCAATGAATTCAATGAATGGACCAGATTTTAATCTAATTCCACAATTCATCTCAACACTCAAATCACTTTCATTGACGTGTTTATTTATCAGTTAAAttgaatgacattttattgCTGAACCATGGTTCTGATCATCGTTCAAATAATTATCTGAGGAACAGTGAATAAGTGAATTGTAAGATTACTTTTATTGCctgattaatacaaattttgATTCGTCAATATGTCGTCATTCCAAATTTTGGTTCGTCAATATTTCGTCATTCCAAATTTTGATTCGTCAATATTTCGTCATTCGTCTACTGTCACTCtcctgatttaattaattattttactaaattaaaaatccaATTGCATTGGGAAACACTTGTTATTCtctatttttccaatttttccaCAGACAAAAGTTTCAAAATCTGTGCCACTCTCTCAAAACAGTATATTTTCCAGTTCCCTTATCTTTATTGTTTCAACTGTTTACAGGTATTTTGGCTACCTGCTCCACCACACCAtgacaaatcaaaaaattcttaagCATTTAGCTGATTCATTTTCTTTGTATTAAATGATATCAGAAGAATGGGAACTGGAGAAACACTAACCTCACAATTATGAGCTGTTGCCATTGTTAGCGCCACTGCTGGATCCTTCATTAAATACAGGGAAACAACCCCCCAGTTGGACCAACCCAacgacataaaaaaaatagatccAGATTGTTTTccaatttgtgttttttttgggGGCATTTTTGCAGTATACATACACATAAAAAAtccataaaaatgataatagaaAAAAGACTTGACCTGGatgcatactatcacatgacAAGACATTATCTGTCTCTCTTGGACAGTGTTGCAATGGTAAAAGTTGTCAGAGGATTTTGAAAATGACTTGGTGATTAGAAAACAgaatacagagtgtcccatgaaataaaatttctgcgcAAAACCTTGCCTGTCAAATCTGTGACAGGAAGAAATGAAAAGTATCGTTGAagtgaattttctttttcctctttttgtTGCACCAGCTGGGTAAAATGATCTGGTgattagaaaataataaacagaGTGTCCcatgaaataaaatgtctgCACAAAACCTTGAGTGTCAAATCTGTGACaggaagaaatgaaaaaagtatCGTTGAGGTCAattttcttcttcgctttttcctctttttgtTGCACCAGCTGGGTTTTCTTTGGCAAGCACACGTGAAGACGTGGACAATTCCTGTTAGAATGAGCATCGGCGGTGTCTGCAAAGCTCTTCGGCGGTGTGTTCGGGAGGTCAGGGGTGGCGGGTGAGGCAGCGTTGACCGCTAACAGAGGTGACATTCCAGCCTACCGTTCGCTGAACTGTCGTGAAGAGCCTCCGAATTTCCTTCGTCGGAAAGAGGAAGAAGTACGGCAGTGTCGTAATTTAGTTGCTATGGAGCGCAGTTGCGCAAAAATAATTTGGTCAAGCTCGTCGAGGTTCTGGATAGTTTCCGGCGCGTTACGCAGTCGTAATTGATGTTATCGAAATCGTCCGGAACCTCCGGTAGCCGGCTGGACACGGCATAAATTCTTCGGATTATCTGAAGAATTCGCAGCACGCCGAGGCGAGAACGTTGCGAGAAAAGTCGGACCTTGAAGTGGCTTGTCTCTAGTCAGTATTATAAGTAACCCCTTTGGAATGCAGTTCGATCAATCCGGGTAGCTTCAGCTTTGTCCGCCGTTCTGTCGAGTCATCTCGGGTACATTGTCG from Tenebrio molitor chromosome 8, icTenMoli1.1, whole genome shotgun sequence harbors:
- the Inx2 gene encoding innexin inx2 encodes the protein MFDVFGSVKGLLKIDVVCIDNNVFRLHYKATVIILIAFSLLVTSRQYIGDPIDCIVDEIPLNVMDTYCWIYSTFTIPNRLTGRVGLDIVQPGVASHKDGTDEVKYHKYYQWVCFALFFQAMLFYVPRYLWKTWEGGRIKMLVLDLNYPIVSEDCKTDRKRLLVDYFVTNLHMQNFYAFRFFICEVLNFVNVVGQIFFMDYFLDGEFSTYGRDVLSFTEMEPEEREDPMARVFPKVTKCTFHKYGPSGSVQKFDGLCVLPLNIVNEKIYVFLWFWFVFLSVLSGLSLLYRLIVIFMPKVRLYLLRGKCKIAPQKEVETINSRCEIGDWYVLYQMGKNIDPLIFREIINDLSKKLEGKETV